From Corynebacterium sp. BD556, the proteins below share one genomic window:
- the pcrA gene encoding DNA helicase PcrA, with protein sequence MNSDLVLGLNPQQEAAVKHTGSPLLIVAGAGSGKTAVLTRRVAYLIQNRGVPPWQILAITFTNKAASEMRERVSHLVGPEAERMWVATFHSVCVRILRQQAHLVPGLNTNFTIYDADDSRRLLTMIAKDFNLDLKKFSARTLSNAISNHKNELVEPQEALAGATRTRNPFDTTVAQVYGEYQRRLRQSNALDFDDLIGEVVRVFKEHPQITDYYRRRFRHVLVDEYQDTNHAQYVLVRTLVGDGADAPELAVVGDSDQSIYAFRGATIRNIEEFERDYPEATTIMLEQNYRSTQTILSAANAVISQNEGRRPKNLWTDLGAGDKIVGYVADNEHDEARFIASEIDALGVDYSDIAVMYRTNNASRALEEVFIRSGIPYKVVGGTRFYERREVRDVVAYLKAVLNPDDTVALRRIVNVPRRAIGDKAQAMVALHAENHGISFGAALEAAARGEVTGVAPRARNSIAKFVEMMETLRSHDGDLGELIAGVLDLTGYRAELEASKDPQDGARLDNLNELVSVAREFSSEAQLTMDERDEGEPDPGGLEAFLEKVSLVADADQLPDNELGVVTLMTLHTAKGLEFPYVFVTGWEDGQFPHLRALGDPEELAEERRLAYVGITRAKKRLYLTRASLRSSWGSPVTNPASRFLNEVPDELIDWRRGEQTSSWTSPRRAARKVNKNLHLRAGDRVEHAKYGLGTVLTVEGSGVRETATIDFGSSGTVRLMLIGGLPMEKL encoded by the coding sequence ATGAATTCAGATCTCGTTTTGGGGCTCAACCCGCAACAAGAAGCCGCCGTAAAGCACACCGGCTCGCCGCTGCTGATCGTCGCCGGCGCTGGTTCAGGCAAGACCGCAGTGCTGACTCGGCGCGTGGCGTACCTGATCCAAAACCGGGGTGTTCCACCCTGGCAAATCCTCGCCATCACCTTCACTAACAAAGCTGCCAGCGAAATGCGCGAGCGTGTTTCCCACCTTGTCGGCCCGGAAGCTGAGCGCATGTGGGTGGCTACCTTCCACTCGGTCTGCGTGCGCATCCTTCGCCAGCAGGCGCACCTCGTGCCTGGGCTCAACACCAATTTCACTATCTACGACGCGGACGACTCGCGCCGTTTGCTCACGATGATTGCCAAGGACTTCAACCTTGACCTAAAGAAGTTTTCTGCGCGCACCCTGTCGAACGCGATCTCGAACCATAAAAACGAGCTGGTCGAGCCGCAGGAAGCGCTTGCGGGCGCCACCCGAACACGAAACCCCTTCGACACCACTGTCGCCCAGGTCTACGGCGAATACCAGCGTCGCTTACGTCAATCGAATGCGTTGGACTTCGACGACTTGATCGGTGAGGTCGTGCGAGTTTTCAAGGAGCACCCCCAGATCACCGATTACTACCGTCGTCGCTTCCGTCATGTGTTGGTCGACGAGTATCAAGACACCAACCACGCCCAGTACGTGCTCGTGCGCACCCTGGTAGGTGACGGGGCCGACGCCCCGGAGCTTGCGGTGGTGGGTGATTCTGACCAGTCCATCTACGCTTTCCGTGGCGCCACTATCCGCAACATCGAGGAATTTGAGCGCGATTACCCGGAGGCCACCACGATCATGCTGGAGCAAAACTACCGCTCCACGCAGACCATCTTGAGCGCGGCGAACGCGGTGATTTCCCAAAACGAAGGACGGCGACCGAAGAACCTGTGGACTGACCTCGGCGCGGGGGACAAGATTGTCGGCTATGTCGCGGACAACGAACATGACGAGGCCCGCTTCATTGCCTCGGAGATTGACGCTCTCGGGGTTGACTACTCCGATATTGCGGTGATGTACCGGACCAACAACGCCTCTCGCGCCCTGGAGGAGGTTTTTATCCGTTCCGGCATCCCATACAAGGTGGTGGGTGGGACGCGCTTTTATGAGCGTCGGGAAGTGCGCGACGTGGTGGCCTACCTCAAAGCTGTGCTTAACCCCGATGACACGGTGGCGCTGCGGCGCATTGTCAACGTGCCGAGGCGCGCGATCGGGGACAAGGCTCAGGCGATGGTGGCGTTGCATGCAGAAAACCATGGCATCAGTTTCGGCGCGGCCCTGGAGGCGGCAGCGCGTGGAGAGGTCACCGGGGTGGCCCCGCGGGCACGCAATTCCATCGCGAAGTTCGTCGAGATGATGGAGACGCTGCGCAGCCACGACGGGGATTTGGGGGAGTTGATTGCCGGCGTGCTAGATCTCACCGGCTACCGCGCGGAGCTGGAAGCGTCTAAGGACCCGCAGGATGGGGCGCGCCTGGATAACCTCAACGAACTTGTCTCGGTGGCCCGCGAGTTCAGCTCCGAGGCGCAGCTTACTATGGACGAAAGGGATGAAGGCGAGCCGGATCCCGGCGGCCTTGAAGCTTTTTTGGAAAAGGTTTCTTTGGTCGCGGACGCGGACCAGCTACCGGACAATGAACTCGGTGTGGTCACCCTGATGACCTTGCACACCGCGAAGGGGTTGGAGTTTCCCTACGTGTTTGTTACCGGTTGGGAGGATGGGCAGTTTCCGCATTTGCGTGCGTTGGGTGACCCGGAGGAGCTGGCGGAGGAGCGCCGCCTGGCGTATGTCGGCATCACCCGCGCGAAAAAGAGGCTTTACCTTACGCGGGCGTCCCTGCGTTCATCGTGGGGCAGCCCGGTGACCAACCCGGCCAGCCGCTTTTTAAACGAGGTGCCTGATGAGCTGATCGACTGGCGTCGTGGTGAGCAGACGTCCTCGTGGACTAGCCCGCGCCGCGCGGCGCGGAAGGTGAACAAGAATCTGCACCTGCGGGCGGGTGATCGGGTCGAACACGCAAAATACGGGCTCGGTACCGTTTTGACCGTGGAGGGCTCGGGGGTGCGCGAGACTGCGACGATCGATTTCGGCTCCTCGGGCACGGTGCGCCTCATGCTTATCGGCGGCCTGCCCATGGAAAAGCTCTAG
- a CDS encoding M23 family metallopeptidase encodes MKHPLITIAAAAAVTLGCVAVPATALTVTFGGQPITADVQTIESLMKAAANISVKGATLKAGDYTVAFDPRILDQEHGVSSPPPGNFVPPQRGQTADGRTVVLPASGRVSSGFGMRWGAMHQGVDIANQMGTPIYAAMDGTVTTVGPARGFGNWVVIKHDNGEETVYGHMRTYSVSVGQRVTAGDQIAEMGSEGHSTGPHLHFEIKPDGVTPVDPQQWLRQQGINI; translated from the coding sequence ATGAAGCACCCCCTCATTACCATTGCTGCGGCAGCGGCCGTCACACTCGGCTGCGTTGCTGTCCCGGCAACCGCCCTCACCGTCACCTTCGGCGGCCAACCGATCACCGCTGACGTGCAGACCATCGAGTCACTGATGAAGGCCGCAGCGAACATCAGCGTCAAAGGCGCCACCCTCAAGGCAGGCGACTACACCGTGGCCTTCGACCCCCGCATCCTCGACCAGGAACATGGAGTAAGTTCTCCCCCACCAGGCAACTTCGTTCCCCCACAGCGCGGCCAGACCGCCGATGGGCGCACCGTCGTCCTCCCTGCCTCCGGGCGCGTCAGCTCCGGCTTCGGTATGCGCTGGGGCGCGATGCACCAAGGCGTAGACATTGCCAACCAGATGGGCACGCCGATCTACGCCGCCATGGACGGCACAGTGACCACCGTTGGCCCAGCCCGCGGCTTCGGCAACTGGGTCGTTATCAAACACGACAACGGCGAGGAGACTGTCTACGGACACATGCGCACCTACAGCGTCTCCGTGGGCCAGCGTGTCACTGCCGGCGATCAAATCGCCGAGATGGGCAGCGAGGGCCACTCCACCGGCCCCCACCTCCACTTCGAGATTAAACCGGATGGAGTCACCCCGGTCGACCCGCAGCAGTGGCTGCGGCAGCAGGGCATCAACATCTAG
- a CDS encoding glutamate-cysteine ligase family protein, with protein MGDSISTDTYTPRQRTVYRKRLEDELEVFDRHLQGARFISKGTIGLELELNLVDDTMQPAPKNKQVLSHLSDDYQSEIGSYNVELNLPPQSIEGDGLVSLEKELSERLRKVHEAAKKEGTHLAMIGTLPTMTTEFLSDPAWMTQENRYHGLNNSIMESRGELVHMDLSRVESYSHQFEDIATESTCTSMQLHLQVAPDRFPHAWNASQAIAGVQAALSANSPLFMGHRLWHESRIPVFKQAIDTRTKELINQGVRPRVWFGERWITSVFDLFEENVKYFSPLIPEGRISARKPIMLGDSPGLHYLNLHNGTVWRWNRPIYDPSGELSHIRVENRLLPAGPTVKDIMADAAFYYGMVKYLGEQTRPVWSRLTFEQAEQNFINGARDGMTARMQWPTLGTIEVSRLVTSHLLDQAREGLRILGVDSNLIDDYMGIIEGRASRRQNGAQWQLAALMEAGPGTRPGTPERAAALARVLRQYLKNQAGGAPVHTWSTEVE; from the coding sequence ATGGGCGACTCAATTTCTACCGACACGTACACCCCGCGGCAACGCACGGTCTACCGCAAACGCCTCGAAGACGAACTGGAGGTCTTTGACCGGCATCTGCAGGGCGCCCGCTTCATCAGCAAAGGCACCATCGGGCTTGAGCTCGAACTCAACCTTGTCGACGACACCATGCAGCCCGCCCCGAAGAACAAACAAGTGCTGTCCCACCTTTCGGACGACTACCAGTCTGAAATCGGCTCCTACAACGTCGAGCTAAACCTGCCTCCCCAAAGCATCGAGGGCGATGGGCTCGTCTCCTTAGAAAAAGAGTTGAGCGAGCGGCTCCGGAAAGTCCATGAAGCCGCCAAGAAGGAGGGCACGCACCTGGCGATGATCGGCACCTTGCCGACAATGACCACCGAATTCCTCTCCGACCCGGCCTGGATGACGCAGGAAAACCGCTACCACGGGCTGAACAACTCCATCATGGAGTCGCGCGGCGAGCTGGTTCACATGGATTTATCGCGGGTGGAAAGCTACTCCCACCAATTTGAAGACATCGCCACTGAATCGACCTGCACGTCGATGCAGCTTCACCTCCAGGTTGCCCCCGACCGCTTCCCCCACGCGTGGAACGCCTCTCAGGCGATTGCGGGCGTCCAGGCGGCGTTGAGCGCGAATTCCCCGCTGTTTATGGGACACCGCCTCTGGCACGAGTCGCGCATCCCGGTGTTTAAACAAGCCATAGACACACGCACCAAGGAACTGATCAACCAAGGGGTGCGTCCCCGCGTTTGGTTTGGGGAGCGCTGGATCACCTCCGTATTCGACCTTTTTGAGGAAAACGTCAAATACTTCTCCCCTCTCATCCCCGAAGGTCGCATCAGCGCACGCAAGCCGATCATGCTCGGCGACAGCCCTGGTTTGCACTACCTCAACCTGCACAATGGCACGGTGTGGCGGTGGAACCGCCCGATCTACGATCCCAGCGGTGAACTTTCGCACATCCGGGTGGAAAACCGCCTTTTGCCCGCCGGGCCGACGGTTAAAGACATCATGGCCGATGCCGCGTTTTACTACGGGATGGTGAAATACCTCGGGGAGCAGACGCGCCCGGTGTGGTCGCGGTTGACCTTCGAGCAAGCGGAGCAGAACTTCATCAATGGTGCGCGCGACGGAATGACTGCACGCATGCAGTGGCCGACGTTAGGCACCATTGAGGTTTCCAGGTTAGTCACCTCCCACCTCCTCGACCAGGCGCGTGAAGGGCTGCGCATACTCGGTGTCGATAGCAACCTCATCGATGATTACATGGGCATCATCGAGGGCCGTGCTTCTCGACGCCAAAACGGCGCCCAGTGGCAACTTGCTGCCCTCATGGAGGCCGGCCCCGGCACCCGCCCCGGTACCCCGGAGCGCGCCGCAGCACTTGCCCGTGTTCTGCGCCAGTACCTGAAAAATCAGGCGGGCGGCGCGCCGGTTCATACTTGGTCGACCGAGGTCGAGTGA
- the purH gene encoding bifunctional phosphoribosylaminoimidazolecarboxamide formyltransferase/IMP cyclohydrolase: MTDNRTPIRRALISVYDKTELEEIAAALGKAGVEIISTGSTAKRIADAGVAVTEVAQLTGFPEVLEGRVKTLHPRVHAGILADLRKDDHVQQLKDLEIEPFQLVVANLYPFEETVKSGASFDECVEQIDIGGPSMVRAAAKNHPSVAVVTSPNQYGDLIEALDKGGFTEGERRSLAAAAFAHTASYDAEVADWMESQLGGKASVELRYGENPHQSACLASEGWGLANATQHGGKEMSYNNYQDADAAWRAAWDHERPCVAIIKHANPCGVAVSDESIAQAHQKAHACDPVSAYGGVIAANREVTLEMAQQVKPIFTEVIVAPSYAPDALKVLQEKPNLRILEVEPRQIDLEFRPIFGGMLIQDRDAYQAEGDDPQNWKLVAGEAASEEMLAELEFAWRAVRCVKSNAILIASDNASVGIGMGQVNRVDSAKLAVERANTLDEGRNRTNGAVAASDAFFPFADGFQVLSDAGVRAVVQPGGSIRDEEVIAAAKEAGVTMYLTGTRHFSH; encoded by the coding sequence ATGACGGATAACCGCACCCCGATCAGGCGCGCCCTCATCAGCGTCTACGATAAAACTGAGCTGGAAGAAATCGCCGCCGCCCTCGGCAAAGCCGGGGTGGAAATCATCTCCACAGGCTCTACGGCCAAGCGCATCGCCGACGCTGGTGTCGCAGTGACCGAGGTGGCGCAGCTGACCGGTTTCCCAGAGGTACTTGAGGGTCGCGTGAAGACCCTCCACCCGCGTGTCCACGCTGGTATCCTCGCTGATCTGCGCAAAGACGACCATGTGCAGCAGCTCAAAGATCTCGAAATTGAGCCTTTCCAGCTTGTCGTAGCCAACCTGTACCCCTTCGAGGAGACGGTGAAGTCCGGCGCCAGCTTCGACGAGTGTGTCGAACAGATCGACATCGGGGGGCCTTCCATGGTGCGCGCCGCAGCGAAAAACCACCCGTCGGTTGCCGTCGTGACCTCCCCCAACCAGTACGGCGACCTCATCGAGGCCCTCGACAAGGGCGGCTTTACGGAAGGTGAGCGTCGTTCGCTGGCCGCTGCCGCCTTTGCCCACACCGCGAGCTACGACGCGGAAGTCGCCGACTGGATGGAAAGCCAGCTTGGAGGCAAGGCCTCCGTCGAACTGCGCTACGGCGAGAACCCGCACCAGTCTGCCTGCCTCGCCAGCGAGGGCTGGGGGCTTGCAAACGCCACCCAACACGGCGGCAAAGAAATGAGCTACAACAACTACCAAGACGCTGATGCCGCTTGGCGCGCCGCCTGGGACCACGAGCGCCCGTGCGTGGCCATCATCAAGCACGCCAACCCCTGCGGCGTGGCAGTATCCGACGAATCCATCGCGCAGGCCCATCAAAAAGCCCACGCGTGCGACCCCGTCTCCGCCTACGGTGGGGTCATCGCGGCGAACCGCGAAGTCACACTCGAAATGGCTCAACAGGTCAAGCCCATTTTCACTGAGGTCATTGTTGCCCCGTCGTACGCTCCGGATGCGCTTAAGGTGTTGCAGGAGAAGCCGAACCTGCGCATCCTCGAAGTGGAGCCGCGGCAGATCGACCTGGAGTTTCGCCCCATTTTCGGTGGTATGCTCATTCAAGACCGCGACGCCTACCAGGCAGAGGGCGACGACCCGCAGAACTGGAAATTGGTGGCGGGTGAGGCGGCCTCCGAAGAAATGCTCGCGGAGCTTGAGTTCGCCTGGCGTGCCGTGCGTTGCGTGAAGTCCAACGCCATCCTCATTGCGTCTGACAACGCCTCGGTGGGAATCGGCATGGGACAGGTCAACCGCGTTGACTCGGCGAAGCTGGCGGTGGAGCGTGCCAACACCCTCGATGAGGGGCGCAACCGCACCAATGGGGCAGTGGCCGCCTCGGATGCCTTCTTCCCCTTCGCTGACGGCTTCCAGGTGCTTAGCGACGCCGGAGTGCGCGCGGTCGTCCAGCCGGGCGGTTCGATTCGTGACGAGGAAGTCATCGCCGCCGCCAAGGAAGCTGGCGTGACCATGTACCTGACCGGAACGCGCCACTTCAGCCACTAA
- the pgi gene encoding glucose-6-phosphate isomerase, translated as MTSPQHTSAWTHLAQLFADKQSMTLRELFAASPSRARDLTFDAAGLHVDLSKNLVDSEVLSALVDLAEETGLRGRIDAMFQGEKINSTEARSVLHTALRLPVDKDLTVDGQDVAADVHEVLGRMRDFTAALRSGEWLGATGHTIKKVVNIGIGGSDLGPAMAARALRAYATAGITAEFVSNVDPADLSAVLDGLNPEETLFVVSSKTFTTQETLANANAAKQWLISALGADAVAKHFVAVSTNEEKVAAFGIDTANMFPFWDWVGGRYSVDSAIGLSLMAVIGPMDFMRFLAGFHAMDTHFAQADFSANIPVLMALVNIWYRNFHKAQSHAVLPYSEDLARFPAYLQQLTMESNGKSVTIDGTAVDYDTGEIFWGEPGTNGQHAFFQLLHQGTTLVPADFIGFAEPHEDFAPMHDLLMGNFFAQTKVLAFGKSLDELEREGVDKQLAPHKVMPGNRPSTTILADKLTPFSLGALIALYEHIVFTQAAIWGINAFDQWGVELGKQQANDLFAAVTGEVEPNSGDSSTDALIAWYRSKR; from the coding sequence ATGACTTCACCACAGCACACCTCCGCCTGGACTCACCTCGCACAACTTTTCGCCGACAAGCAGTCCATGACGTTACGCGAGCTTTTCGCTGCCTCTCCGTCTCGCGCCCGGGACCTCACCTTCGACGCAGCCGGCCTCCACGTCGACCTGTCGAAGAACCTCGTCGACTCCGAGGTCCTTTCCGCCCTGGTCGATCTCGCCGAAGAAACTGGTCTGCGCGGGCGCATCGACGCGATGTTTCAGGGCGAGAAGATCAACTCCACTGAGGCCCGCTCAGTGCTGCACACCGCCTTACGCCTGCCGGTGGACAAAGACCTCACTGTCGACGGGCAAGACGTCGCCGCCGACGTTCACGAAGTTTTAGGGCGCATGCGCGATTTCACCGCCGCGCTGCGCTCGGGCGAGTGGCTGGGGGCGACGGGGCACACCATTAAGAAGGTTGTCAACATCGGCATCGGCGGTTCAGACCTCGGCCCCGCCATGGCCGCCCGCGCCCTGCGCGCTTATGCCACCGCCGGCATCACCGCTGAGTTCGTCTCCAACGTCGACCCAGCCGACTTGAGCGCCGTCCTTGACGGCCTCAACCCCGAAGAAACCCTCTTTGTTGTGTCCTCGAAGACTTTCACCACGCAAGAAACGCTCGCCAACGCCAACGCCGCAAAGCAGTGGCTGATCAGCGCTCTCGGGGCCGACGCCGTGGCCAAGCATTTCGTAGCCGTGTCTACGAACGAGGAAAAGGTGGCCGCCTTCGGCATCGACACCGCGAACATGTTTCCTTTCTGGGACTGGGTCGGCGGGCGCTACTCCGTCGATTCTGCGATTGGCCTGTCGCTGATGGCCGTGATCGGCCCGATGGACTTCATGCGTTTCCTCGCAGGCTTCCACGCGATGGACACCCACTTCGCGCAGGCTGATTTCTCCGCAAACATCCCCGTTCTCATGGCACTGGTTAACATTTGGTACCGCAACTTCCACAAGGCGCAAAGCCACGCGGTGTTGCCTTACTCGGAGGACCTTGCCCGCTTCCCCGCCTACCTGCAGCAGCTCACCATGGAGTCAAACGGCAAGTCGGTGACCATCGACGGCACTGCCGTCGACTACGACACCGGCGAGATCTTCTGGGGTGAGCCGGGCACCAACGGCCAGCACGCTTTTTTCCAGCTCCTGCACCAGGGAACCACACTGGTACCCGCCGACTTCATCGGTTTTGCCGAACCCCACGAGGACTTCGCCCCCATGCATGATCTGCTGATGGGCAACTTCTTCGCCCAAACGAAGGTGCTGGCTTTCGGCAAAAGCCTTGACGAGCTGGAACGGGAGGGCGTCGACAAGCAACTTGCGCCGCACAAGGTGATGCCCGGCAATCGGCCGTCGACCACAATCCTCGCCGACAAGCTCACACCTTTTAGCCTCGGCGCTCTCATCGCACTCTACGAACACATCGTGTTTACGCAGGCCGCCATCTGGGGCATAAACGCTTTCGACCAATGGGGCGTGGAACTAGGCAAACAGCAGGCCAACGACCTTTTCGCGGCCGTGACCGGCGAGGTCGAGCCGAATTCCGGCGACAGTTCCACCGACGCGCTGATCGCCTGGTACAGGAGCAAGAGATAA
- a CDS encoding chorismate mutase has protein sequence MSDFEVRMPSGTDDPLSDAEIQQYRKEIDRLDRVILDAVKRRSEVSAAIGKTRMGSGGTKLVHTREVAIINQFRDELGEEGPALAAILLRLGRGKLG, from the coding sequence ATGAGCGATTTTGAGGTCCGCATGCCCTCGGGAACAGATGACCCCCTCTCCGACGCGGAGATTCAGCAGTACCGCAAGGAAATCGACCGCCTTGACCGGGTGATTCTTGACGCGGTCAAGCGCCGTTCCGAGGTTTCCGCGGCGATCGGCAAAACCCGCATGGGCTCCGGGGGAACGAAACTGGTGCATACGCGCGAGGTAGCTATCATCAACCAGTTCCGCGACGAACTGGGAGAGGAAGGGCCAGCGCTGGCGGCGATTTTGCTGCGTCTCGGGCGCGGAAAGCTAGGTTAG
- a CDS encoding M23 family metallopeptidase yields MGRVAVVAVATGAVSTAGVSGAAAAKSSEPTVNYELASDTSVLEAVRAEATPQILAISEYKPIENLAEQLNKAVEHSDVLAKLDEAARGPLNIKPAEGVFTSGFGARWGAMHNGVDIANAIGTPIRAVGDGVVIDAGPAQGFGNWVRIKHPDGAVSVYGHMSAVGVSVGQQVKAGDQIASMGNEGFSTGSHLHFEIHPDGTTPVDPVPWLAARGITL; encoded by the coding sequence ATGGGGCGCGTCGCAGTCGTCGCGGTTGCCACCGGCGCAGTCTCCACCGCGGGAGTCTCTGGCGCTGCGGCAGCCAAGTCCTCCGAGCCGACAGTGAATTACGAGCTCGCCTCCGACACCAGCGTCTTAGAGGCAGTCAGGGCAGAGGCGACCCCTCAGATTCTTGCCATCTCTGAGTACAAGCCGATCGAAAACTTGGCCGAGCAGCTCAACAAGGCAGTCGAGCACTCTGATGTGCTGGCCAAGCTCGACGAGGCCGCCCGCGGCCCGCTCAACATCAAACCCGCCGAGGGCGTGTTCACCTCCGGCTTCGGCGCCCGCTGGGGCGCGATGCACAACGGTGTCGACATCGCCAACGCCATTGGCACCCCGATCCGCGCCGTCGGAGATGGAGTGGTCATTGACGCCGGCCCCGCCCAGGGATTCGGCAACTGGGTTCGCATTAAGCACCCTGACGGCGCAGTGTCGGTCTACGGCCACATGTCCGCCGTTGGGGTGTCTGTGGGCCAGCAGGTCAAGGCGGGCGATCAGATCGCCAGCATGGGCAATGAGGGGTTTTCCACTGGCTCCCATCTGCACTTTGAGATCCACCCGGATGGCACCACCCCGGTCGACCCTGTGCCGTGGCTCGCGGCCCGTGGCATCACGCTCTAA
- a CDS encoding DUF6350 family protein, translating to MSSNSNHRPPKTSKTRPVRGRVSATARRKEEPRTPETWGQRIRHYLPVAGVPHAIIALLVVLVCLATILLTGSRMSYLPGTIGVSWLILSGVPARFDGITIGIVPLLLPVAVVLLIAARVRAATKKRVSVADLVTIGGLLAGFSLVGSGVALFMVADAATVFALGVPPVAAVFLMPLLMSFLGMVLGMGPTLWRAVARRYGVAEFVVDDAVVALRAVVFALGGATVVYAGLLIASVERLRELLAEFPVLSTPGLINLLLLSLAYVPNAAVEMLGLMLGGAMGMAGGSVSLFVIDAVAVPPLPLLAALPGQVAAWAPVLMIVPAVIFAYVLRHTPSLIDATVTAAWTALACLVLSFCAGGAVGAYGYVGVNPLIYAGLAFVWALLVGVLAHLVARLRSPKSES from the coding sequence ATGAGCAGCAACTCTAATCACCGGCCCCCAAAGACCTCGAAGACCCGTCCCGTCCGAGGTCGCGTAAGTGCGACGGCTCGACGCAAAGAGGAGCCGCGCACCCCCGAAACATGGGGTCAGCGAATCCGGCATTACCTGCCGGTCGCGGGCGTGCCGCACGCTATTATCGCTCTGTTAGTGGTTCTGGTGTGTTTAGCCACCATCCTTCTGACCGGCTCTCGGATGAGCTACCTTCCCGGCACTATCGGCGTTTCGTGGCTTATCCTCTCGGGCGTCCCGGCGCGCTTTGACGGCATCACCATCGGCATCGTTCCGCTTCTTCTGCCGGTGGCAGTTGTGCTGTTGATCGCCGCCCGCGTCCGGGCAGCTACAAAAAAGCGTGTCAGTGTCGCCGACCTCGTTACTATCGGGGGCCTTCTCGCCGGTTTTTCCCTTGTCGGCTCCGGCGTGGCCTTGTTCATGGTGGCGGACGCGGCGACCGTCTTCGCTCTCGGCGTGCCTCCGGTTGCGGCAGTGTTTCTCATGCCCCTGCTCATGTCTTTTCTGGGCATGGTGTTGGGGATGGGGCCGACTCTGTGGCGTGCTGTGGCGCGCCGCTACGGGGTTGCGGAGTTTGTCGTCGATGATGCTGTTGTCGCTTTGCGGGCGGTGGTTTTCGCGCTTGGGGGCGCCACTGTGGTCTACGCCGGGCTGCTGATCGCGTCGGTTGAGCGGTTGAGGGAGCTTTTAGCTGAGTTTCCGGTGCTTTCGACGCCCGGGCTCATCAATCTTTTGCTTTTGTCTCTCGCGTACGTCCCGAATGCGGCCGTCGAAATGCTTGGGCTGATGTTGGGTGGCGCCATGGGCATGGCGGGAGGGTCTGTTTCTTTGTTCGTCATCGACGCCGTTGCGGTGCCACCGCTTCCGTTGTTGGCGGCGCTGCCGGGTCAGGTTGCCGCGTGGGCCCCAGTGTTGATGATTGTGCCGGCTGTCATTTTCGCTTATGTGCTGCGTCACACGCCTTCGCTTATCGACGCCACCGTGACCGCAGCCTGGACAGCGCTGGCGTGTTTGGTCTTGTCCTTTTGCGCTGGAGGGGCAGTGGGAGCCTACGGCTATGTCGGGGTCAACCCGCTGATCTACGCGGGTCTTGCGTTCGTCTGGGCGCTTCTCGTCGGGGTGCTGGCTCATCTCGTGGCTCGTCTGCGCTCCCCGAAGTCTGAGAGCTAA
- the purN gene encoding phosphoribosylglycinamide formyltransferase, translating into MTESSAVSVVVLVSGSGTLLQAILDNQGEDYRVNLVVADQDCPALARAESAGVDTKVVSLGEDRSTWNIRMRETVAAAAPDVVVSAGFMKILGREFLDRFEGKLINTHPALLPAFPGAHAVRDALAYGVKVTGTTVHFIDEGVDTGKIIAQKAVTVLDGESEDELHERIKQQERALIVDVLRRTHTNEENGKVTFP; encoded by the coding sequence GTGACTGAGAGCTCCGCCGTATCCGTTGTCGTGCTCGTCTCCGGGTCGGGGACGCTGCTCCAAGCTATCCTGGACAATCAGGGGGAGGACTACCGTGTCAACTTGGTTGTAGCAGACCAGGACTGCCCGGCGCTGGCGCGGGCGGAATCTGCAGGGGTAGACACGAAGGTCGTCTCTTTGGGGGAGGACCGCAGCACGTGGAACATCAGGATGCGGGAGACGGTTGCCGCGGCCGCGCCGGATGTGGTTGTCTCGGCTGGCTTTATGAAGATTCTGGGGCGGGAGTTCCTCGACCGCTTCGAGGGCAAACTTATCAACACCCACCCAGCGCTTCTCCCGGCCTTTCCGGGGGCGCACGCGGTGCGCGACGCTCTCGCCTACGGAGTCAAAGTCACCGGCACCACTGTGCACTTTATTGATGAGGGTGTCGACACCGGCAAAATCATTGCGCAAAAGGCAGTCACGGTCCTCGACGGGGAATCCGAAGATGAACTCCACGAACGGATCAAACAACAAGAGCGGGCGCTGATCGTCGATGTTTTGCGCCGCACACACACCAACGAAGAAAACGGAAAGGTCACGTTCCCATGA